The window TAGTCAGCTGCCAGTGCTGGGTCCAGCCAGCTGCCAAGCAGGGAATCAGAGGGAGGGGACAGACCCCTGCAATGACACTCCTTGCCAGCCAGGGTGACCCAAGGAGCTGTGGCGGGAGATGTCCTGCAGCATCTGGCTCCTGAAGAGTAGATGAAGAGGGGGCAGAAGAGagtcccttccctctgccctttgTGTCTCTGTGGGGAGAATCGGAGGGGACTGGGGGGAGGGGTCAGAGCCTCAGTCGGCCCCTCCCACCAAGGAGCTCAAAGCAACCCCACCGAGGCAGCTGCAGTGCTGGACCCAAGAACTCACAAGAGGCCCTGGAACCACCGGGCCTCTTGTCACGCTGCCCCACCACAGAGGAGACACTGCAATGGCCGGTGGGTTCTCAGCAGCTGGGACAGGGGCCAGAGACCCCAGTCAACAAGGCCACAGCCCACTGTCCCCTGGCAGagccaggggagggggaggacaTCCTTTGAGgcctgtttttgtttctttgtttcatttcctcTCTTCTTGTTCCACAGAGCCCAGGTGTTAAGGGGGGTGccaggagagaaagggagatgggGCCCATCACCCcgacacacgcacacaccagcCCCACCGCCAGAGGGCGCCCAAGCACAGAGAAGGGGCCCGTGGGGCGGGAGTAGAAGCCTACTCTAGCAGAGCAGAGAGGGACAGGTTGGTCAGCCGCGGAGTAATCTTGGAGGGCTGGCCAGGGCCGGGATCCAGGTATGGGAATCCACCCTCCTCACCCGAATGTCGTTTTTGTCACCCTGGTCGCAACGTGCTGCCAGGTGACACAGCTACGCTGGTAACCCTGAGGATTTAGGATGTGGACAGGGATGTGATGCGGGGCAGATGCTTTAGAAGACTAGAGAGAGTCTAGAAAGGAGCACTGGACCCGGTCCGCGGCAGCACTGGCCGGCAGTCACTCCTCTGCACGTGGCCCTTGTTCGTTCTCTGTAAACAAAGCCCGGGTGGTCCGGGTGGGGTGTGCCCTGTGGTACCCAGGCACCTTAAAGGCTTTGACGGAAGACATGTCTCACCCGCTTTGCAGAACCCTGAAGGGGACCAAGGAGGAGGGCTGGAAGGATAGCCAAAGGCCAGGAGCTGGCGCCGTTTGCTCCCGCAGCGCAGGTGCGCTGGGCACTGCACTGAGTCGGTGCGGGATGGGGAGGCGCGGGGCCCTCACCCGCATCCCACCGTGTGTGCACACCCGCACTCTTGCTCTTCCTTGGGCCCCATCGTCCAAGCATCCCCGCCGAGTTTCCCATCGCTTGCCCCGGCATCCGCAGCCTCCTCGAGCCGCTGCCAGGAAAGGGCGGAGGATGAGTGGGGTCTTCCGTGCTAGGTCCCTGGAGAAGGCTCCCTGAGATGGCACTAGCATCGGGGAGGACGTTCTTCATCCTCACAGGGCCGCCTTTGCCTCACCAGCGGCGTCACTCCCTCCCGATCCCAGCGAGGAGGAACAGACCTGGGAGGCAGCGCCCTGGGCTGAACGTGGACCCACCTAGGGAGGAAGGTAATGCCTTGCACCGGGGCCGGGGAGGGGGGAGCAGCCTCTTTCTGGTGACAAGCTTGTGGAGTAACCTCCAACTTGGGCCTCGCGGACCTCATCTCCGCACTTCCTCCCTTACCTCCCTGTCTTGGGAGGCTGGGCCTCAAAGGTTCAAGAAGTCAAGAGCCTAGAGAAATGCACTGTGCAAATATATTGACTTTATTTGTCTCCATTCGGGAGCCTCACAGACATATCCGGGTAAAAAGATCGTTAAATAAACGCCTTCAGCTATtgcaatgcaaaaataaatatcaatccTCCGGCTGCAGCAGCAGCCGCGCTGCGCACCAAAGTCCCATCAGCCCGCCTAACAATTATAAAAGTGTTCAGCGAGAGAGTGTTGGCGTGAGTGTGAACAGGTGTGCTCTGGGGGGCACGGTGGAGCGGTGTGCAAAATCGGAGTTGCAAACCATCAGGCGCGGGAGTAAAGCGGCTACCCCGGCGAGACCTGGACGACTCGGCGCGGGCCGCCTCCCGCACACACTCACAGTTCGTACTGggaagagttaaaaaataaacatttacaagGGCAAAGAAAGCAGCCCCCCTCCCTGGAGTCCCCGAGAGCGCGCTGGGGCCAGGTCGAGCGCAGCGAAGGGCGCACCCACCAGTTCGCAGCGGGGCGGGAGTCCAAGCGCGCGAGGGGCGGCGATCCCCGGTCCTCACGGGTCCCCCCGGCGCGGGGCGCGGGTCCTCTTGGTATGCACCCGCGGGGCCCCGGGCAGGCCGCGGAGGCGCGCTTGTCCCCGCTCCGGGCGGTGCCCCTCACAGGGCCGAATCGGAGTCGCTGGAGTCCAGGCTGTTTCTCAGTTTGCAGCTGCTGAGCTGCTCCCTCTGCAGCGACAGGCTCTGCGTGCTGCGGCGCAGACACTCCAGGCTCTGCAGGAACGACTTCTTagccttctcctcctccatgGGGGACAccccctcttcctccacctcctggaTCTCGTCGAAGGTCACCGGCTGCGTCTTGAAGCGCGACTGGCGCGGCCGCCGCAGCCGGCCCTTGCCCTTGGACAGCTTGGCGGGCCGCACGGGCTGCGGGAACTCGTCGGCCAGGCACACGAAGTGCGGCATCACCGCCTGGTAGCTGGAGCAGATGCCCATGAGCTCGCTGGGCTTGGCGGCCGCCATGGCGCCGCCGGCGTCCGCGGGGCCGGGCGGCGGGGTGCTGGGGCTCTCCGGGGGCGGCCGCTGCGCCGGGCCCCCCCGGGAGGCAGCAGCCTGGGGCTCGCCGGGCGGGGGATCCAAATCTGCTGCGGGGTGGCGGCGGCCCTCGCGGGCCCGGGCAGGCGCTCCTCGGAAGGGCGGACGGGCGGGCCCGTCGGGGGGCGCGGGGCTCCGGGGGCGCTGCTCCGCTGCGCTCCGAGCCGCTCGCCGCCGCTGCTGTCGCCGTCTGCCCCGCGGCGGCCCGGCTCGCCGCTTATATAGCCCGCTCCTGCCCACACGACTGCGAGCTCGGATGACAGCGAATGCCATTTAAAGCGTGCGCGCCCCGCGCCCTTCCGCCTGACGTCGCCCCGCCACTCTGGGAAAGTAACGGCCCCTTACCCggcgccgcccgcccgcccccTGCCAACCCGGCTCCGGAAGACAGGCCCCGCCCGCGGGGTTCCGGGAGAATCCGGGGAGCACGCGGCCGCGCCGAGCTGCGCCCAGGGCAGGGTGATCCGGTCGGCAGCCCGGGGCTGGCAGTGCTGGTTCTGGGATCCCCGAATCTGTACCAGCCCGAGTGACTGTGGGGGTGCAGGTCCCTTCCCCCGCCCGCTAGGACCAGATGCTCACACTCAAGGCTCTGGTTATTCTGCCGTGGGGTTGCGCGCCGCGCGCCGGCACAAAGCAGCTCCGGGCTCTCCTGGCAGCTGGGAAAGCCAGGGCGACGGGCTCCCCAGAGCTGAGCTCCGAGAAAGGAGCGGGCTCAGAGTTCCTGCCAACCCCTTCCcaggatcacacacacacacacacacacacacacacacacacacacactattccATCCCAGCTCTTTACTTCCCCTGATGCCTTCTCTGTCTCCTCACCACCACCCCCAAGTTCCCTGGGCACCCCATTCATGTACCGAAGAAAGACACTGGGTATCGcactaacaacaacaataataatagctacCATCTGGACAGCTTTACTCCAAGCCAGCCAGTGAGCCCCGTTTTACATAAATTATCCTATTTCATCCTCATGAAAGCCCTCTGAGGTAATTGGTATTCTCTCCATTTTCCATAGAAAAGGGAGGCCCAGAGGGGATGAGTCACTAGTCCCTAGTAACTGAGGGAGAGAGGTGGGGTGGACTCCAGAGTCCATGTTCTTAACAGCCCCTGATGAGGGCTGACACCACCAGCCACAGCCCACCACTGCAAGCCCGTCCACATGGCAGCACCTGTCCCCTGCTCTGGGGCTCCCTAGAGGAAGCTTTGTGGGACAGCCTGAGCACAACTCACGGAGCTATTGGCAAAGGAAGGACTCAGTGGGATCTGGCCTCCATTCCCTCCATATCCACTCAACAAAGGCTGAGGACCTGTGTGTACTGGCTCAGGGAGGAAGCACAGTGAGCAAGAAGGTAGAGCCCTGCCCTCCCAGGAGCACCCTGGGCGCGGGGCAGTCAGGAACACATAAACAGGAGCTCGTGCTGCGGTGTGGCAGGGATGCAGACAGCGAGCTGTGCCCAACCAGACAGGCTTCCCAGAGGGGGTGACATTTAGCTGACACCCACTAAGAGTTTGACATGAACTGGCCTGAGTGCTTTTATGTATTAGCTCATTTAAGTGAATGGTAGCTGTTTTATTCTCAAAGACCCTTGGGTACCAAGTACATTAGCGTCATTTGCAGATGggaaaaccaaggcacagagaagcCAAGCGGCCCGCCCACAGGCCCCACGGCCAGTAAGTACCAGAGCTGAGCTTCAGACCCACACAGCACGGCTCCTGAGCCCCTGCTCTTATCACACTGAAGTGGTCCGCCCTGTGGAGGTCAAGGAAGGACCAGCAGAGAGACAAAGAGGGGAAGGTTTGGGCAGAGGCGCCCCAGCACTAAGGTGTTAAACAAGAAAACACTCAGCTCCTTTGGTGAACAGTGGGGGAGCCTGTTGGCTACAGTAGAGTGGGCGACGGAGATGAGCAGCAGGGACAGTCAGTGTGGCCTCCAGGCCACGTACAGAAATAGAGTTTCATTATAAGGGCATTACTAAGGCACTGGAGGGTTTTGAGCAGGACGAGATACATCCTCCAAATTATGTTTGTATGTGTTGTGGTACTtgtttgtattggggattgagcccaggggtattttgccactgagccattatccccagaccttttttttttttttttttaattttgcaatatggtctaagttgcttagggctttactaagttgctgaggctggcctcgaacttgcgatcctcctacttcagcttccagagttgctgagattgcaggcatgtgccaccatgcccaaatgaaattgtgtttttaaaaaattcactctgGCTGATGTGTGGAGAGAAGACAGGGAAATAGTTGGGAACCCATTTAGGTGATTATTACCTGACCTCAGACACAGGACACTGAAGACTTGCACAGGGTGGAGGCCATAGAGACATAGGGAAATGGTTAGATTTCAGACTTAGAGACAGAGCTAAGATGAATTTCTGATGGATTAGATGGAGGCTGCAGCTGGGGTTAGGGTTCAAGTTGACTtctatgtttttctcttgagCAAGTGTTAATGGTGGTGCCATTGATTGACAGGGGAAGAGAAGGTTGGGGAGAAGAGGACCTTTGTGGAGTCTGCTAACTGTTCATCAAAACCCACTCCCCGCCTGGCTGAGGCTGAAAATGCTCATATCAGAACTACAAATCAAAATCAACTTTATAATCTTAAAACTACTGTGATTTGAGCCAGGGTCGCAcgacattgcccaggctggtctcaaactcttaAGCTAAATGATCCTCTGACCTCCCCAGCAGCTAGGGACCACCATGCCCGGTTTGCAGCTCCTTCTAAAAGCATCTTAGCCATACTCTATACCGAAACTGGTACCAGGAGCAGGAAGCTGCCCATGGATCAAACCCCTCAAATCTGTGGTAGTGGTCAGCTCACAGGTGTTTCCACAGGCAAGCAGCCACTAGAGGAGGGAAAGCCAGTGACCCTTGTTATGCTGGGACAAAATACTTAATGCAAACATCACACGTGAGAATTTAAAAGACAGGCCACAATGCCTACTGAGTCTATAATTCTAGAGAAATGGTTGGAAAGAGCCAAAAAGACTGCATGCATTGGCTGCTTGATGCAAGCTATTTCATCTATTTCAAGACATTACAAGAAAGAGACTGGCTAGTTTACAAGAAGAGTGGACAGAAATAGAATCCAGAAAAATAGTGGCACTAGGGTTAGAAAAGCCCACTGGTTTTGTCCAAAGAGCAGGAGACCAGTCTGTGGCTCAAAGGGTCTCTCAGTGCCTCTATTATGCCAAAAACTAAGCCAAACGAAGAAATCTCCCCTGTGGCAAATTAGTATATGAAGGGACCTCGATATCCAGGTCCGTTGTTTCATATGTCCTTGGTAGCCTTCACTGCAAGACAGGAGAAAGAGATGGGTTGGGCAAGGAAGAGAGGCTCACTAACTTTCACAAAAGGAGTTCTGGGAGTGGTTACTGGCATGTGGAACTACCTAGAACCAGACAGATCCAAAGTCCATCAGGTTTGTGGAGGAATTGTTATCATCAACAAAAATGTATAAGGCTGGAACATAAAGGCCAAATCAGCATCCAGAAGGGACGGGCGGAGCTGAAGAAACAGCTCATGTTGGAGAGCACTCGCCTAGGATGTGCAAGGGCTGCGGTTCGAATCCCCGGCGCCCCAGAAAGGACAGGCTCTCGCACCATTTGGTGGTCATAGAGGATTGACAGACAAGGAAGAATTTCTGGAAAAGCAAAACCAAGCTCACAGGTGTTTCCACAGGCAAGCAGCCACTGGAGGAGGGAAAGCCGGTGACCCTTGTTATGCTGgtacaaaatatttaatgcaaaCATCACACGTGAGAATTTAAAAGACAGGCCACAATGCCTACTGAGTCTATAATTCTAGAGAAATGGTTGGAAAGACACAGGACAAGGAGGGTCACCCCCACAGTCTCTTCTGCCACCAAGGCAGGGAAGTCCTCATGGTTCAAGAGGGTGGGCTTTGGCAGAGACTGTTAGCTCTCCACCCAGTGAGGTCACACTGCCCAACTTTCCCTGCAGCTAGTGGGGGTCCCATGTTTGCTCTCTCACCTGGGGAATGTGTGTGTGCAACTCTGCTTCAACGCCTCAAAGCAGTGCCGCCATTAACTTGGGTCCCTCAATGACCATGTGGAGCTGAGCTATCTACATACGCTTCCCTTGGAACTAGGAGAGAACAATGAACTGAACGATTTAACACTATTCTAATTTGGGGTCTTATTATATAAACTTTGCTTTATCCTGAAAGAACCATGAGGCATCCAAATGGAAACGTGAAGCAGGCCATAGGCACTTAGGGGTAGATGACGTTTAACACTGGGGGACGGGGTCAAGACCCACCTTCCGGACAGAGGGCTGGAACAGGTCTACACCAGGAGGAGGGAAAGCCAGTCAAGAACTTGGAAAGAATTGgagttgtgcctcagtggtacaggactcacctagcacacatgaggctctgggtttgatcctcagcactacataaaaataaaaaataaaggcattgtgttcatctacaactaaaaaatatacacaaaaaattaaaaaaaaaaaaaaaaagaacttggaaaagtccaggtgcagtggcacaggcctgtgatcccagcggctcaggattgcaagttcaaagccagcttcagtcacttagcaaggcctaagtaacttggtgagaccatgtctctaaattaaaatgtgtgtatacataaagaaggctaggggtgtggctcagtccTTAAATACCCGAGtttagtccctggtacaaaaacaaaaacaaacaaaacttggaAAAGCGGAGTCCAACAACAGGGTAGGAGAACCCAGAGAACACAATTCAAGAGAAGAATTCAAGAATTCAAGAGGAGGGTGGTTGCAGAAGGAAGGAGATGATTCGAATGGAAgtctgagctgggcatggtggcgcatgctgtaatcccagcaactcgggaggctgaggcaggaggactgcagcttctcagaaacttagagaggtcctcagcaactcagtgagaccctgtctcaaaaaataaaaagggggctggggagatagctcagtcggtagagtgcttgcttgcaagtacaaggccctgggttcgagctgTAGCacggcaaaaaaataaaaataaatttaaaaaataaaataaaaagggctggggatgtggctcagtagttaatcaccctgggttccatccctggtatcaaaaagaaaagaatgggagtAGCAGAAGGGCCCGGCCTGGCTGTACCAGGACTTACTACGTGGCCTTGGCTGAGCCACTTGTCTGCCTACCTGC of the Sciurus carolinensis chromosome 11, mSciCar1.2, whole genome shotgun sequence genome contains:
- the C11H11orf96 gene encoding uncharacterized protein C11orf96 homolog, translated to MAFAVIRARSRVGRSGLYKRRAGPPRGRRRQQRRRAARSAAEQRPRSPAPPDGPARPPFRGAPARAREGRRHPAADLDPPPGEPQAAASRGGPAQRPPPESPSTPPPGPADAGGAMAAAKPSELMGICSSYQAVMPHFVCLADEFPQPVRPAKLSKGKGRLRRPRQSRFKTQPVTFDEIQEVEEEGVSPMEEEKAKKSFLQSLECLRRSTQSLSLQREQLSSCKLRNSLDSSDSDSAL